The sequence tggttcccaaataaacgaagtcttttactatttcgaaattatggctgccaacagtagcgtgattgccaatgcgcgtatgcgctgactctttgctggatgacagcaggtactttgttttgtcctcattcaccatcacatccatctttaccgcttctttttccagtttggagtaagcagaactaacagcacgGGTGTTAGGCCGATGGTATCAATTTCATCAGCAtaggccagtaattgcacgcctttatataatattgttccagtgcgattaagttctgcagctagtataattttctccaacatcaaattaaagaaatcgcacctcgtttagtttcgaacggttcggagaggaccttcccaattctgacagaGCTGATGGTGTTGATCAACGTCATTTTGTGCAGCCGtatgtataagttttgcggggaatccaaattcagacatagcggcatataggcagctccttttcgtgctgtcgaaggcggctttaaaatcgacgaagagttgatgtgtgtcgattttcttttcacggtttttttccaagatttggcgcattgtgaaaatctggtcgatggtagatttaccaggtctgaagccgcactgataaggtccaatcagccggttcacggtgggcttcaatctttcgcacaatacacttgaaaggaacttatatgcgatattaagaaggctgattccacgatagttggtgcattttgcagtatcccccttcttgtggactgggcaaagaacacttatattCCAGTCGTCCGGCATGCACtgattttgcgaagaagctgctgcatgcaccttaccaagtaataatttttaaatagtaaatacagacagtggtagtttaacaaattctgctgtagtaagtggtgaatgtgacctactggaggttttgtgaagcttgcttcacactatttttcgcacctgcaacatctctatcttaaaattgtctctgGTCTTTATCCACTCATGGTTGGTAGGGTATtaccaatttcacacaaaaaataatgcaactttgtgtaaataatacatttttccttttcacacagggccGCTTGCTTTATTAACGAGCATCCATAAACTGCCCCAAAAAAATTAcgctttttataaaatatatttaaaaaaatatcagcCGTTTTTTATTTAAGAGTAAGTCAATTAAAACcacatttgaaaaaaatatatatattgggaGCAGTGCAACCTGTTTTGAAAAACAACATTGCTTGGATTctacagaagtcgcagtgtatcctccgatttCATcactaaaattaactaaaaagtaaaaaataaaattaaagaaaaaaacacttttttaaaaataagcttttattattggttaataaaattaactaaaaagtaaacaataaattgactctaaagaaatataacactttataagttcattgtaacctttaacgataattaggctttttcgtctgcgacaaaaaaattctatattgtacataactatatatttttaacattaaaactttacacctaaattattaaatcttacagtttatatcaaagtcctaattgttctaataaaagcgtgttacattgagatagcaagaaaaggagatcctaaatgttcttaattataccatcaaaatttaacacgttttttattagaataatttggactgtgatataaactgtaagatttaataatttaggtgtaaagttttaatgttaaaaatatataattatgtacaatatacatAGAATGTTTTTGTCGCAGACggaaaagcctaattatcgttaaaggttacaatgaacttataaagtgttatatttctttagagtcaatttattgtttactttttagttaattttattaaccaataataaaagcttatttttaaaaaagttttttttctttaattttattgtaaattatttttgaattattttattttgtatattatttcaaaatgaaaattttattgatagttattttaaatattttaaaatgtaaagatatttaaattaagtaataaataaagatttattaaaatatatagttaTTACTATATAGTTGATTTTTGCAATGTTGATTGGATTTTGTGTTGGTTtattccatatatgtaatacttctatatcgctactactgaactgtgcagcctgtcaaacattacagtacagacataccacgagagaaggagacaaaatcttaaGGATGtcgtttaatttttgtaaaaaaggggcttagatatatgtacatatatttcagcAAGCCgtcttatttttgttttttcaatattgtacattaggctatttttattgttttaagaactccgcagaatagcattaccgatttgaGCTGAGTGTGCAGATATTCGTTTGTAAATGAGCCCTTAGCCGTTGGTGTAGCGGATTATGTATGCGGGTTGCGGTGTACAGCGTATACTGCTGATACGCTTGTTCCAATTGATTAAATAAAGACCGAACAATATTTGTACTATTTCACTTAACTTTATTTACAATAATTTAAGCGGTAGAAAAGTATTGCTATGCTAGCGGTATAGTGGACTGTAAGAAGCGAATGACAAAGCGGACAACATGATAAtacccatggttcaactatatacaggttggctcatctgtaaagcaacaaaatatgtctgttcaaattgtcaaaatctgtgtattggtgttggtgcgaatggtatggaatggaaacataaaaccaaggcgaatctataccaggtggtggcaaagcgaattcaatcaattcgccgtgcagatgaatgtcaagtcaaaagaaaattttcatagatttcgattaactgacattttgttgtacaaggctttgtatggaaaattatcaagaagaagcaatcagctgacgggataacaccacctgtaatgaattcgccttgcataaaacttagcagtttttgtatgtgtaagtaaaatgttgccaatgtgttggtttcattttgagtttgccatctccttttgacaatcccttcgaccaggcaatgacataaataaaatcagctgatgagatgagccaacctgtacataattgaaccatgataaTACCAAAATGTCAAATAGCAACTAGTGTTACCATCTAGTACTAAAATACTTAACCCTTAAATGCATGAGGTCAGCCCTAAATATGGAGACCCAGTTTTACATATGTAAAACAACCCCCTGAACACGAAATGGATCaccattttaaaaataattgaGCCGTTTTCCGGAAAAAGctgaaaatgtgtttttttttatttgtaccaTATATGGTACGCTATGCATTGTGAGAGAAAAAAGGTGAATATTTTTTATAGGCAAATTATATTTCAGTGTATTCAAATCAAAGgaaatacatgtacatatttacataaataaagtcAATTAGTGAAAATACTTTATAAATATACttcgtattattatttttttattttttgtgataAGCAACAAAACAATTACGCTTATCATTCAAACAGAGATGTACGTTACACTTTTCCCATTTGAATATTGATCGATTGTTCACGTTCTTGTCACCAACATTACACGTCTCATTTTTGCATCTGGCACGACCTTCAACCAAGGGATAATGATGGATGCCGTCGAAACGTAAATTTTTTGGGGGTCCACGTTCATCTTGAACACGAGAGGCTATTGTGTGTACACCAGACCGGTTTTGGTTTGTTCCCATATTCGTCAGCACGTAACATATTTCCAGACGGAACGCCTTTTGAGTCATTGAAGCACTAGGATTTGATCTTTTAAAAAGTAGCCAAGCATTTACCATGCATATATCCAATAGGTGATAAAATATTCTAAGATACCATTTTCGGCTtttcaacacaatttttaaccGACCAAGGTGGGAATCCATAAGATCCACACCTCCCATATGCATATTGTACTCTTTAATTATTTGGGGGCAAGAGATAGTAATCACTTTCTTCTCTTTCTTATCCCACCGCTGTATAGTCTGATCTACAACATTATCAATATGTGGATTTAACACCGGTTTCATCCCAACGAAAGTGGAAACAAGGTTAACTACCCGATTATCCTTCCATGATATAGATGTTATCGGTATACCATATATTGTGGTTAAGAACTCTGCTGATACTCCTCGATCCATTTTCATCATATCCTTTGTCTCTGGAAGCTTGCAATTTTTGATCCTATTTCGGTTGATGGTCCCAATACTGTGTATACCTTGGGTTCGTAAATAAATCAATAACGGTATGGAGGTATAATAGTTATCCATGTAAATGATATAATTTTGGAAACGGGGAACCCCACGAGTCATGCGCACAACAATATTAGCCGAGGCCTTCAAATCTGGTTCTCCAGGTAGTAAACAATGAGTTTCGCCAGTATAAATTTCAAACATGTACATAAAACCAGATACGTCACAAAGGGCAAAGAACTTGAACCCCCATTTCTTAGGTTTGTTGGGGAGATATTGCTTCATAAAATGACCAGCTTTGGTTGAGCATATCTGTTCGTCTATTGAAAGACGAGACTGCATAGGAATAGATTGAAAACGTTCATTGAGGTAATTTAGTACAGGTCTCAATTTATACAAACGATCAGGATTTTCCTCGTCGTATGCAGAGTTGTTGTTCATGTGAAGGTATTCCTTTATCTTCTCATACCTGTTTACTGTCATCACGTTCCGTACAGCATCAACTCCATTTTGCTTATTCCAGTAATCTCTAACACAAGGTAGTTTGTGATAGGACATATAATATGTAATGCCGATAAATTTTCCGAATTCGAAGATGTCAAAAAAGAAAGTTTGGTTATTTTTTTCTACCTTTGCGTAGGTAATGGTCTCGTTTACTATAATTTCCATTAACTCATCAGTAAAGAAGTATTTAAAGCAACCATACGGAGTGGAGAACTTTTCTGTTTGATCTGATTTTAAGACTGAACCTCCAAGGAAGCATATTTGATCTTGACTTAATTGTAAATTACATTTTCTCCAGCGGGCTCTTTCAAAATCTGTTGACGCTATATCAATAACAATATCTTTATACCTACAGCATTCTTGGTGTTTAGCCTCTTGTGAAGAAGTGCTTTCAAGGGTCAATGGTGTAGATAAAGCTGACCTTCTTTTTTTTGGAGGCGACGAGGGTTCTTGACGCACTATAGATAAATCTACTGGTAAGGGTTCATTGTCCGGAATAGTGACATTAGAGGCTTCTAACATTGAACCGTTCGCATCGTCATCGTTCATTTTTTGTAAAACCGAATCACTAATCGAATCTTCATCCAACAATTCATAGTCGTTTTCGGCTTGATTTCTAATTCGCTTTGGTCCTGGT is a genomic window of Eurosta solidaginis isolate ZX-2024a chromosome 4, ASM4086904v1, whole genome shotgun sequence containing:
- the LOC137248987 gene encoding piggyBac transposable element-derived protein 3-like; this encodes MDEYIIGGKRYNADEVADMLCDDFEDQVGSDIPKDGNVSFDEDEPEDAFDDLMDETPGPKRIRNQAENDYELLDEDSISDSVLQKMNDDDANGSMLEASNVTIPDNEPLPVDLSIVRQEPSSPPKKRRSALSTPLTLESTSSQEAKHQECCRYKDIVIDIASTDFERARWRKCNLQLSQDQICFLGGSVLKSDQTEKFSTPYGCFKYFFTDELMEIIVNETITYAKVEKNNQTFFFDIFEFGKFIGITYYMSYHKLPCVRDYWNKQNGVDAVRNVMTVNRYEKIKEYLHMNNNSAYDEENPDRLYKLRPVLNYLNERFQSIPMQSRLSIDEQICSTKAGHFMKQYLPNKPKKWGFKFFALCDVSGFMYMFEIYTGETHCLLPGEPDLKASANIVVRMTRGVPRFQNYIIYMDNYYTSIPLLIYLRTQGIHSIGTINRNRIKNCKLPETKDMMKMDRGVSAEFLTTIYGIPITSISWKDNRVVNLVSTFVGMKPVLNPHIDNVVDQTIQRWDKKEKKVITISCPQIIKEYNMHMGGVDLMDSHLGRLKIVLKSRKWYLRIFYHLLDICMVNAWLLFKRSNPSASMTQKAFRLEICYVLTNMGTNQNRSGVHTIASRVQDERGPPKNLRFDGIHHYPLVEGRARCKNETCNVGDKNVNNRSIFKWEKCNVHLCLNDKRNCFVAYHKK